The following DNA comes from Blattabacterium cuenoti.
CTTTATTTACTACTAATACAACTATTTTTTGACATTTTCTTAGTATTTGAGCTATTTCTTTATCTGTATCTAATATTCCCATTTTTATGTCTACTAAAAATAAAATGACATGAGCCTCTTGGATAGCTATATAGATCTTTTTTTTTATTTCTTTTTCAAGTACATTATTTTTTGATGTCGTAAAACCACCTGTATCTACTACAGAGAATTGGACTCCATTCCATTCTGAATTTCCATAAATACAATCTCTTGTTACCCCACTAGTGGCATGAACAATCGCTTTCCTTTTTCCTAAGATACGATTAAATAAAGTCGATTTTCCGACATTAGGACGTCCTATTATCGATACAACATAATTCATTTTTATAAATTATTCACAAAGGTAGAATTTTTTCATTAGTTTCATTCCTAGATTATTAGTCAAAGTGTATATTCAAAAAAAAAAAAAAATAATGCGTATAGATATTATTAGTATAGTTCCTGAAATTCTTCATAGTCCTTTCTCTAATTCTATGATAAAAAGAGCTATAGATAAAGGTTTTATTGATATTTATGTTCACGATTTACGTCAATATGGATTAGGAAAGCGAAAAAAAATAGACGATTATCCTTATGGAGGAGGATCCGGTATGGTTATTCGTATAGAACCTGTATATCGATGTTTTTCAAAACTTTTTTCAGAAAGAAATTATGATGAAATCATTTTCATGACTCCTGATGGTCAAATTTTTTCGCAAGAATATGCTCAATCTTTAACTTATAAAAAAAATATTATCATTCTTTGTGGACGTTACAAAGGAATTGATCAGAGAATTAGGGATCACTTAATTTCTAAAGAAATATCTATTGGAAACTATATTTTATCTGGAGGAGAATTAGCGGCTGCTGTTTTAGTAGAAGCTGTAACTAGATTGTTTCCTGGAGTTATACGAAATAGAGATTCTATTCTTACGGATTCTTTTCAAGAAAAAACCGTGATCGCTCCTCCCGTTTATACTCGTCCATTAGTTTATAAAGGATGGGGCGTCCCAGAAATACTTTTGTCTGGACATCATAAAAAAATAAAAGATTGGTTTTATAAAAAATCTATGCAACTTAAAAAAAAATTGGATTCATAGAAGAATCGTCAAAATGAATATGACGATAAACTAAACGTTTTACTACTTCATTAATTTTATCAAAGTCAAATTCTTTTATCACATTTTTCATCAAATTTCTAATTTGTTTGTTACATAAATTTCCTATACTTCCTTCATGAGAATAAAAACTATTTGTAAAAGGTTTAAAACAGTTGTTTTGTATTTCTACCCCTACTTTTTTATAAGCTTCTCTAAAAGAATATCCTTTTTCAATAACAAGTCTATTCACTACTTCTACGCTAAACAAATATTTATATTTTTCTTCTTTAAGAATATCTTTTCTAACTATGATATGACGTAACATATACTTAAACATAGAAAAACATTTTTTTATTTCTTCAAAAATAGGAATAAATCTTTCTTTAATTACTTGAAAATCTCTATGATATCCGGAACATAAATTAGAAGAAATCAAAGAAATTTCATTAGGTAATGAAATCATTCTATTACATTTAGCTCGTATCATTTCAAAAACATCTAGATTTTTCTTATGAGGCATAATGCTGGATCCAGTAGTTAAATGATCAGGAAAACTAATAAAATTGAAATTTTGATTTGAATATAAGCAAATATCTTGAGCCATTTTACTTAAAGTATTTGCTAAAGAAGCAATAGATTCTGAAACTATTCTTTCCATTTTACCCCGTCCCATTTGAGCATATATTACATTATAATTCAACTCTTCGAATCCCAATAAATACGTTGTCATTTTTCTATTTAAAGGTAAAGAAGAACCGTATCCAGCAGCAGAACCTAGTGGATTTTTATTTACAATACGATATGCCGTACGAATTAATAATAAATCATCTATTAAACTTTCTGCATATGCAGCAAACCAAAGACCAAAAGAAGAAGGCATAGCTATTTGATAATGAGTATAACCTGGCATTAATATATTTTTATATTTTTCACTTAATTCTAGTAATAAGTCAAAAAGAGAATAAGTAATAGAAACTATTTCTTGTATTTCTGCACGAATAAAAAGTTTCAAATCTAATAAAATTTGATCATTTCTAGATCTACCACTATGTATTTTTTTTCCTACTTCTCCTAAACGATTAGTTAACAAAATTTCTATTTGAGAATGAATGTCTTCTATTCCTTCATGAATTTGAAAGTTATTTTTTAATATTTCGTTTACATAAATATTACGTAATTCATAAATTAAAATTTTTAGATCTTTTTTATTTAATAATCCAATACTTTTTAACATGATAACATGAGCTATGGTTCCAATAATATCATGTGGAGCTAAAAGTAAATCTATTTTAGAATCTTTACCTGAAGTAAAATTTTCTATTTTCTTATCAAAACTAAAATCTATCTTATTATTCCAAATTTTCACGAAAAAAACATTTTTATATTTTTTCTATCTTTAACATATAAAACTATAAATTTTTATGTAAAAAAAGAAAAATTTCTAATTTTAATTAATGAATCAATTATGAATAAAAAACATCATACTATAAAAGATTATACAGCAGATAGTATTCAATCTCTTGAAGGAATAGAACATATCCGACTACGACCTTCTATGTACATTGGAGATGTAGGGACTAGAGGGTTGCATCATTTAGTATACGAAGTAATAGATAATTCTATAGATGAATCCTTAGCCGGTTTTTGCAATAAAATATGGGTAACGATTCACAAAAATGGTTTTATAACTGTACTAGATAATGGACGTGGAATTCCAATAGATATTCATAAAAAAGAAGGGATATCTGCCCTTGAAGTAGTTATGACTAAAATTGGTGCAGGTGGAAAATTTGATAAAAATTCTTATAAAGTTTCTGGAGGGTTACATGGAGTAGGGATATCCTGTGTTAATGCTTTGTCTAAAAAACTTATAGCTACCATTTACCGAAACGGAAAAATTTATCAACAAGAGTATTTAAAAGGAAAAGCTATTGATTCTGTCAAATGTTTGGGAAAAACAAATATGCAAGGAACTGAAATTCATTATATTGCGGATCAATCTATCTTTAATTCCATTACATATAATTATGAAATAATAGCTAACAGATTAAAAGAATTATCCTTTCTAAATAAAGGATTATTTTTATTTTTAAAAGACGAAAGAAATAACATTAAAGAATCTTTTTTTTCTAAAAATGGATTAAAAGAATATCTTCCGATATTAGATAAAAATCAAGAATCTTTAATTAAGAATATGATTTTTATTGAAGGAGAGAAAGATAATACTTTTGTAGAAATTGCCATGCAATACAATACTTCTTTTAAAGAAAAAATTTATTCCTATGTGAATAATATCAATACTTATGAAGGAGGGACTCATTTGTCTGGGTTTCGAAGAGCTTTAACAAGAACGTTAAAAAAATATATAGATGGATATGGTTTTTTATCTAAGGATAAAGTAGAATTGATTGGAGATGATTTTAGAGAAGGAATTACAGCTATTATATCTGTTCGGGTAATGGAACCGCAATTTGAAGGACAAACTAAAACGAAGTTAAGCAATCATGAAGTTGGAGGTATTGTAGATAAAATTGTTGGAGAAATGCTAAATATATATTTAGAAGAACATCCTAGTGATAGAAAAAAAATTATTGATAAAGTTATATTAGCAGCTAAAGCACGTCAGGCTTCTAGAAAAGCTCGTGAATTGATACAAAAGAAAAATCCCTTTCACAATAGTATTTTACCTGGAAAATTAGCTGATTGTTCTTTCAATAATCCAGAAAACTGTGAAATTTATTTGGTGGAAGGAGATTCTGCTGGGGGAACAGCTAAACAAGGAAGAGATAGAAAATTTCAAGCTATTTTACCTTTACGAGGAAAGATTCTTAATGTAGAAAAAGCTATTCAATATAAAATATTTGAAAATGAGGAAATAAAAAATATATTTACTTCTTTAGGAGTTTTTATTGGTACAGAAGAAGATCAAAAAATTTTAAATGTAAAAAAATTGAGATACAACAAAATTATTATAATGACAGACGCTGATATAGATGGAAGTCATATTTCTACTTTAATTTTAACATTGTTTTTTCGTTATATGAAACCCTTAATAGAAAAAGGGCATATTTATATTGCTACCCCACCTCTTTATTTAATTAGAAAAGGAAATCATTATAGATATGCTTGGAATGATGAAGAAAGGGAAAATATTCTTCATCAACTAGGAGGAAGAAAATATGTCCATATTCAACGTTACAAAGGATTAGGAGAAATGAATGCAGAACAACTTTGGGAAACAACTATGAATCCAAAAAATAGAACTCTTCGAAAAGTGAAAATAGAAAATGATTTTAAAGCAGAAAAAACATTTTCTATTCTTATGGGAGATGAAGTTACCCCACGTAGAAATTTTATAGAGGAAAATGCAATACATGCAAAAATTAATGTATAAACTAATAAAAATAAATTATTATGAATTATATTCAATCAATCCTATTAGGATTTATTGAAGGAATTACAGAGTTTTTTCCTATTTCTTCTACAGGACATATGATCCTTATTGCTTCCATAATGGGCATTCTTCATGATAGAATAACCAATTTATTTCTTATTTCTGTTCAGATTGGAGCCGTTTTATCGGTAGTATTTTTGTATAGAAAAAAGTTTTTTTTTCAAAAATGGAATTTTTATATAAAAATTATTTTGGCTAGTTTTCCTGTAGGAATTTTGGGTTTGTTATTGAATAGGATAATCCATTTTTTGTTAAACAATCCACTTGTAGTAGCTATTTCTCTTTTTATAGGAGGATTCGTTATTCTTAAAGTAGAAAATTTGTATGAAAAAAATTTTCCAAAAAAAATGAATAATATTACTTATTTAAAAGCTTTCATTATTGGATTATTTCAATGTATGGCTTTGATACCAGGTGTATCTAGAAGTGCTGCTACTATTATTGCTTGTATGCTACAAAATATTAATAGGAGAAAATCTATCGAATTTTCTTTTTTTTTATCTGTTCCTGTTATTGGAATTGCAACATGCAAAAAATTATTTGATTATTATTTTCAATTAAATGCTTTTACATTTAAAGAAATAGAATTATTATTTGTAGGAAATATAGTATCGTTCATAACGGGAATGATGGCGATCAAATATTTTATGAAATACTTAAATAATTTTAAATTATTCGGATACTATAGAATTATTTTAGGAATTTTTTTTATTGTTATACATTACTTGAAACCGATCTAAAAATTTGAATCAAAAAATTAATTACTAGAATTTAAAATCTAATATCTATCTTGTAGATCCTCTTATTATTACAACAGGTTTATTGATCGATCGTATTAACAAACCGGACTCTACCAACAAAGTAGATCATATTCAAAATTACAAAGAAACTTATACCCAGATATTCTAATAAAATTAGACGGTCCCCCCTTAATTTTTTCGATTCATAAGAATATCATTCATCTTCTAATTTTGGATATTATTCCTAAACTTATCAAAAAAAAATATCCAAAAATTTATGGGATAAATCAATTTCCACTTTCTTTTTTTCCTTAAAAAAAAACAAAAGGAAAAAGATTTGATGAGTATGCTAGAAAAGGATTAAAAATAGTTTCTATGAATATAGACATGTGTTATAACAATTTATCAATTTCATTATTTATTATAAAGAAAGTAGGACCCCCTATTAATATATGAATGTAAAATAAGAAACGGCTCTTTTATCTAAGATCTAATAATAATATGTAGATAAATTTTTTGGAAAAAAATTAAAAAGTAAACCTTTTCTCTACTTACTTATTATAAAGTACAAGTAGAACGACGTTTAGTCTATTTTGATCTACATAATTTTTTTAATCTCAAGTTTTTGAAAAAAATTATAATTTTCCATATTACCTACTAAATTCTATATTTTTTTTTATACCATATATGAAATCTTTGATTGGATTCTTCATCACTTAAAACTCCTTTTTTTATTCCTTCCAATAAATGTTTTTTTAGTAATACCCCGTTTTTAGAAAAAATAGATTTTACCGTATTGGTAGGTTGTGCTCCTTTCATTAACCATAATACAGCATTTTGCATTTTTAATACAGTGGTAGGAGGATCCGTATGAGGATTATAAGTTCCTAGTTTTTCAATAAACTTTCCATCTCTTGGAGAACGGGAATCAGCTACAACTATATGATAGATAGGTCTATGTTTTTTACCAATTCTTTTTAAACGTATTTTCACAGACATAATTTTTAATAATTAATAAAAACCTTAGATACATACTTTCTGCATATTTTTATAGAAAAAAGGTTTTTAATCAAAGTAGACTAAATTTAGCTAAAATTTATAATGTTTTTGAAAAAAAATGATATATATTTACATTTTTCATAGACCCGTTGTGTAACGGAAGCACAGCAGATTTTGGTTCTGTTAGTTGGGGTTCGAGTCCCTACGGGTCTGTTACCGAGTATTTTTTAATATATTGAGATATGTTGAATCTTACAAAATGAGTATTGGAATGAAAGTAAAAAAAGAAAAAGTTTTATTAATAGCTTTTTTGAGTGTCTTAGCATATGTGTTTATCCATTTATCCAAATCTTTTTTAGGATTGGATCAATTTACTCTTTGTATATTACGATGCTTTGTCATATCTATTTTCATACTGTATTCCTTACTGAAAAAAGATTTAACTACTTGGATATTATTATCCATTATCATAGGAATAGAAATGGGATTAGATATTCCTAAAATTGCTGTGGAACTTAGGTTTTTATCTCAAATATTTTTGAGGTTAATAAAAACTATTATTGCTCCAATATTATTTTCTACTCTGGTAGTAGGAATAGCAAGTCATTCTAATATTAAACAATTAGGAAGCATGGGGTGGAAATCCTTATTATACTTTGAAGTAGTAACAACTTTAGCTTTGTTCGTTGGTCTTATAGCTATTAATGTATCTCAAGCTGGAGTAGGAATTGTGATTCCTAAAGGAATCATGGGACAAGAATTACCAAAAGTAGAAAATAAAACTTGGCAAAATACGATTCTTCATGTATTTCCAGAAAATTTTATAAAATCTATCTATCATGGAGATGTATTGCCTATAGTGGTTTTTTCTGTTATTTTCGGTGTTTCTATGGTTTTTTTGGAAGAAAAAAAACGAAATCCTATCCTATTATTTGCAGAAAGTCTTTCGGAAATCATGTTTAAATTCACTAAAATTATCATGTATTTTGCCCCCATAGGGGTAGGATCTGCTATTGCTTATACAGTAGGACATATGGGTTTAGACATTTTATACAACCTATTTCAGTTATTATTCACTCTTTATATTGCTTTAATTGTCTTTTTGATAGTTGTATTACTTCCTATCCTATTATGGATTAAAGTCCCCTTAAAAGGTTTTGTAAAAGCATTGACTGAACCGGTATCACTAGCATTTGCTACTACAAGTTCAGAATCTGCTTTACCTCTACTTATGGAAAATTTAGAAAAATTAGGTGTTCCAAGAAAAATTATTGCTTTTGTGATTCCTACAGGTTATAGTTTTAATTTAGATGGAACTACTCTATATTTATCTTTAGCAACGGTTTTTGTAGCACAAGCATCTGGAATCCCTTTGAGCTTTAGTCAACAAATATTTATAGGATTGACTTTAATTTTAACTAGTAAAGGAGTAGCGGGAGTTCCTAGAGCATCTTTAGTCATTCTTTTAGCTACTGTAGCTTCTTTTGGATTGCCTAATTGGCCAATATTAGCCATAGTAGGAATAGATGAATTAATGGATATGGCTAGAACTACCGTAAACGTTATAGGAAATGGATTAGCTAGTTGTGTTATAGCTCGTTCCGAGGGAGAATTTGACGATCAAAAGATGTTAGATTATATAAAAAAAAATGATTAACTTTTGAAAAGTTTTTGTTATAGGAAAAAAAAATATTCTATAGATCCAAATGGATTCGTAACGAAAAAAAGTCCTTCCAATATTGCTCTTATCAAATATTGGGGAAAACATCAAAATAAAATTCAAATTCCGTTGAATGCTTCTATTAGTTATTCCCTAGAAAAAGTATATACAGAGACTAGATTAAGTTATTCTATGAAAAAAAGAAAAAGGAATTTATCTATAAAAGTTTTTTTTTCTGGAAAAGAGAAAACTAGTTTTACTCCAAAGATTTTAGAATTTTTTCATAGAATTTTATTTTATTGTTCTTATTTACGAGATTTTAATTTTATTATAGAAACTTATAATACTTTTCCACATAGTAGTGGAATCGCCTCTTCTGCTTCTTCTATGAGTTCTTTAGCTTTATGCATTATGGAAATAGAAAAAAAATTAGTTTTTTCTTTAAAAAAAGATTTTTTTTTCAAAAAAGCTTCTTTTTTATCAAGATTAGGTTCCGGAAGTGCTTGCAGATCTATTTATCCTGGACTGGTAGTTTGGGGTCGTCATCAATACATAAAAGGAAGTAATAATCTTTATGCTATTCCATATCCATACCAAGTACATCCCATTTTTACGAAAATGGTGGATACTATTTTGATCATTGATGAAAAACCTAAAAAAATATTGAGTTCAGAAGGACATCAATTCATGAATAATCATCCTTATGCTAAAAAAAGATTTAAATGTGCCAATAAAAATATGGAGAAACTTATATCTATATTAAAAATAGGAGATTTGCAAGAATTTGGAGAATTGATAGAACATGAAGCTTTAACCCTTCATGCCATGATCATGACCTCTAGACCTTATTTTTTATGGATGAAACCAAATACCATTAACGTTATTCATAACGTATGGGATTTTAGAATACAAAGCAAAAAAAATGTCTATTTCACACTAGATGCAGGTGCTAATATTCATCTTTTATATCCTATTCAAGAAAAAGAATCTATCCTAAAATGGATATACAGTGATCTTTTTTCTTTTTGTAAAAAAATTATAGAAAGTTTTTGTTTATAGTTCATATATTTGTTATGATTTTTAATGAATGGTGGACGTAGCTCAGTTGGTTTAGAGCATCAGATTGTGGTTCTGAAAGTCGCCGGTTCGAATCCGGTCGTCCACCCAAATTATTTTTATTTTAATACTTTTTTTATTCTATTGAAAGCTTCTATAATTTTTTCATTTGATGATGCGTAAGAAATGCGTAAACATTCCTTATCTCCAAAAGCACTTCCACTTACAGTCGCTACTTGAGCTTTTTCAAGTAAAAATTCAGAAAGATCATCCGCATTTTGAATAATTTTTCCATGTAATTTTTTTCCAAAAAAAGATGAAACTTTTGGAAAAATATAAAAAGCTCCATCCGGTTGATTTAGTTGAAACCCATTAATTTCTTTAATCAAATCAAAAACTAAATTTTTTCTTTTTCTGAATTCTTTGATCATATATCCTATTTTACTTGGATCAGCTTTTAATGCAGAAATAGCAGCTATTTGTGCTATAGAATTGGCACAAGAAGTCATTTGACCTTGTATTTTATCACAAGATTGGGATATCCATTCCGGAGCTCCAATATATCCTATTCTCCACCCCGTCATTGAAAAAGCTTTAGATAGTCCATTCAGTGTGATAACTTGATCATGAATATCAGAAAATATAGCAATACTAGTAGTATGTTTATCTGAGTAGCAAATATGTTCATAAATTTCATCAGAAAGAATCATTATTTTTGGATATTTTTTAAAAATTTCTGCTAAATTTTTTAATTCTTCATAAGAATAAACACTTCCTGTAGGATTACAAGGGGTACTAAAAATAAATAATTTAGTTTTACATGTAATAGCTTTTTCTAATTGTTCCGGATGAATCTTAAAATTATTTTTCATAGTTGTTTGAATTACAACAGGACAAGATTCACATAATTTTACCATTTGTAAATAACTAACCCAATAAGGAGCAGGAATAATGACTTCATCATTTTTATTTAACAAAGATAAAAGAACATTCATGATAGCTTGTTTTGCTCCAGTAGAAACTACAATTTGAGAAGGAGTATATGTTAAATGATTATCTCGTAAAAATTTTTTGCATATAACTTTTCTAAGTTCTAAATATCCGGATACAGGAGTGTAATAATGGTACCCTTCATCTATAGCTTTTTTTGCGGCATTTAATACGAAATTAGGAGGTAAAAAATCGGGTTCTCCCAAACTTAAGTTGATAATATCATACCCTTTATTTTTCAATTCTCTAGCTTTAGCTGACATAGCTATAGTTTGCGAATAAGATATATTCTGTAAACGATGAGATAATCTATTTTTCATAGATATTTTATTTAGAATTTGAAATGATTACAAATCTAAATAAATTTGGTTATAAATTTATTTAATTCGTTAAAATGCTATTTATATGGAATTAATTAAAAAATATTTTCCATCTTTATTGGATCAACAAATCTATCAATTGTCTTATTTAAAAAAATTATATGCATATTGGAATACATATGTAAATTTGATTTCCAGAAAAACATTTTCTGATTTCTATCAAAAACATATTCTTTTTTGTTTAGGAATAGCTAAAGTATTTTCTTTTTTTCCTGGATCATGTGTGATGGATTTAGGTACAGGAGGAGGTTTTCCTGGAATTCCATTATCTATAGTTTTTCCACATACAGAATTTATATTAGTAGATTCTATTAGAAAAAAAATTAAAATTATAGAAAAAATCATAGACGATCTTCATTTAAAAAATGCAAAACCTATTTGTATACGCGCAGAAAAATTAGAAAAGAAATTTGATTTTGTAGTAACTAGAGCTGTAGCGAAAATAGATATTATTCAGAATTGGATAAAAAATAAATTTAAATACAAATCAAAATATCCATTTTATAATGGAGCTTTATATCTAAAAGGAGGAAATATTTATGAGGAAATGAAAAGATTTCCCCATGCTATAGAATATTCTTTAAAGCATTTTTTTCAAGAACCATTTTTTATAACTAAAAAAGTTATTTGGATTTCTAACATTTAAAAAAATGAATCCTAAAAAAATTTTTATAGAAAAAATTAAAGAGAAAGGAGGATGGGTAAATGCTCATTCCCACTTAGATAGAGCTTATACTCTAACAAAAAAAAATTTCAAAT
Coding sequences within:
- the rpsP gene encoding 30S ribosomal protein S16 translates to MSVKIRLKRIGKKHRPIYHIVVADSRSPRDGKFIEKLGTYNPHTDPPTTVLKMQNAVLWLMKGAQPTNTVKSIFSKNGVLLKKHLLEGIKKGVLSDEESNQRFHIWYKKKYRI
- the gyrB gene encoding DNA topoisomerase (ATP-hydrolyzing) subunit B; amino-acid sequence: MNKKHHTIKDYTADSIQSLEGIEHIRLRPSMYIGDVGTRGLHHLVYEVIDNSIDESLAGFCNKIWVTIHKNGFITVLDNGRGIPIDIHKKEGISALEVVMTKIGAGGKFDKNSYKVSGGLHGVGISCVNALSKKLIATIYRNGKIYQQEYLKGKAIDSVKCLGKTNMQGTEIHYIADQSIFNSITYNYEIIANRLKELSFLNKGLFLFLKDERNNIKESFFSKNGLKEYLPILDKNQESLIKNMIFIEGEKDNTFVEIAMQYNTSFKEKIYSYVNNINTYEGGTHLSGFRRALTRTLKKYIDGYGFLSKDKVELIGDDFREGITAIISVRVMEPQFEGQTKTKLSNHEVGGIVDKIVGEMLNIYLEEHPSDRKKIIDKVILAAKARQASRKARELIQKKNPFHNSILPGKLADCSFNNPENCEIYLVEGDSAGGTAKQGRDRKFQAILPLRGKILNVEKAIQYKIFENEEIKNIFTSLGVFIGTEEDQKILNVKKLRYNKIIIMTDADIDGSHISTLILTLFFRYMKPLIEKGHIYIATPPLYLIRKGNHYRYAWNDEERENILHQLGGRKYVHIQRYKGLGEMNAEQLWETTMNPKNRTLRKVKIENDFKAEKTFSILMGDEVTPRRNFIEENAIHAKINV
- a CDS encoding dicarboxylate/amino acid:cation symporter, coding for MSIGMKVKKEKVLLIAFLSVLAYVFIHLSKSFLGLDQFTLCILRCFVISIFILYSLLKKDLTTWILLSIIIGIEMGLDIPKIAVELRFLSQIFLRLIKTIIAPILFSTLVVGIASHSNIKQLGSMGWKSLLYFEVVTTLALFVGLIAINVSQAGVGIVIPKGIMGQELPKVENKTWQNTILHVFPENFIKSIYHGDVLPIVVFSVIFGVSMVFLEEKKRNPILLFAESLSEIMFKFTKIIMYFAPIGVGSAIAYTVGHMGLDILYNLFQLLFTLYIALIVFLIVVLLPILLWIKVPLKGFVKALTEPVSLAFATTSSESALPLLMENLEKLGVPRKIIAFVIPTGYSFNLDGTTLYLSLATVFVAQASGIPLSFSQQIFIGLTLILTSKGVAGVPRASLVILLATVASFGLPNWPILAIVGIDELMDMARTTVNVIGNGLASCVIARSEGEFDDQKMLDYIKKND
- a CDS encoding diphosphomevalonate/mevalonate 3,5-bisphosphate decarboxylase family protein, producing MKSFCYRKKKYSIDPNGFVTKKSPSNIALIKYWGKHQNKIQIPLNASISYSLEKVYTETRLSYSMKKRKRNLSIKVFFSGKEKTSFTPKILEFFHRILFYCSYLRDFNFIIETYNTFPHSSGIASSASSMSSLALCIMEIEKKLVFSLKKDFFFKKASFLSRLGSGSACRSIYPGLVVWGRHQYIKGSNNLYAIPYPYQVHPIFTKMVDTILIIDEKPKKILSSEGHQFMNNHPYAKKRFKCANKNMEKLISILKIGDLQEFGELIEHEALTLHAMIMTSRPYFLWMKPNTINVIHNVWDFRIQSKKNVYFTLDAGANIHLLYPIQEKESILKWIYSDLFSFCKKIIESFCL
- a CDS encoding undecaprenyl-diphosphate phosphatase translates to MNYIQSILLGFIEGITEFFPISSTGHMILIASIMGILHDRITNLFLISVQIGAVLSVVFLYRKKFFFQKWNFYIKIILASFPVGILGLLLNRIIHFLLNNPLVVAISLFIGGFVILKVENLYEKNFPKKMNNITYLKAFIIGLFQCMALIPGVSRSAATIIACMLQNINRRKSIEFSFFLSVPVIGIATCKKLFDYYFQLNAFTFKEIELLFVGNIVSFITGMMAIKYFMKYLNNFKLFGYYRIILGIFFIVIHYLKPI
- the trmD gene encoding tRNA (guanosine(37)-N1)-methyltransferase TrmD — encoded protein: MRIDIISIVPEILHSPFSNSMIKRAIDKGFIDIYVHDLRQYGLGKRKKIDDYPYGGGSGMVIRIEPVYRCFSKLFSERNYDEIIFMTPDGQIFSQEYAQSLTYKKNIIILCGRYKGIDQRIRDHLISKEISIGNYILSGGELAAAVLVEAVTRLFPGVIRNRDSILTDSFQEKTVIAPPVYTRPLVYKGWGVPEILLSGHHKKIKDWFYKKSMQLKKKLDS
- the argH gene encoding argininosuccinate lyase is translated as MKIWNNKIDFSFDKKIENFTSGKDSKIDLLLAPHDIIGTIAHVIMLKSIGLLNKKDLKILIYELRNIYVNEILKNNFQIHEGIEDIHSQIEILLTNRLGEVGKKIHSGRSRNDQILLDLKLFIRAEIQEIVSITYSLFDLLLELSEKYKNILMPGYTHYQIAMPSSFGLWFAAYAESLIDDLLLIRTAYRIVNKNPLGSAAGYGSSLPLNRKMTTYLLGFEELNYNVIYAQMGRGKMERIVSESIASLANTLSKMAQDICLYSNQNFNFISFPDHLTTGSSIMPHKKNLDVFEMIRAKCNRMISLPNEISLISSNLCSGYHRDFQVIKERFIPIFEEIKKCFSMFKYMLRHIIVRKDILKEEKYKYLFSVEVVNRLVIEKGYSFREAYKKVGVEIQNNCFKPFTNSFYSHEGSIGNLCNKQIRNLMKNVIKEFDFDKINEVVKRLVYRHIHFDDSSMNPIFF
- the rsmG gene encoding 16S rRNA (guanine(527)-N(7))-methyltransferase RsmG, which produces MELIKKYFPSLLDQQIYQLSYLKKLYAYWNTYVNLISRKTFSDFYQKHILFCLGIAKVFSFFPGSCVMDLGTGGGFPGIPLSIVFPHTEFILVDSIRKKIKIIEKIIDDLHLKNAKPICIRAEKLEKKFDFVVTRAVAKIDIIQNWIKNKFKYKSKYPFYNGALYLKGGNIYEEMKRFPHAIEYSLKHFFQEPFFITKKVIWISNI
- a CDS encoding pyridoxal phosphate-dependent aminotransferase, with translation MKNRLSHRLQNISYSQTIAMSAKARELKNKGYDIINLSLGEPDFLPPNFVLNAAKKAIDEGYHYYTPVSGYLELRKVICKKFLRDNHLTYTPSQIVVSTGAKQAIMNVLLSLLNKNDEVIIPAPYWVSYLQMVKLCESCPVVIQTTMKNNFKIHPEQLEKAITCKTKLFIFSTPCNPTGSVYSYEELKNLAEIFKKYPKIMILSDEIYEHICYSDKHTTSIAIFSDIHDQVITLNGLSKAFSMTGWRIGYIGAPEWISQSCDKIQGQMTSCANSIAQIAAISALKADPSKIGYMIKEFRKRKNLVFDLIKEINGFQLNQPDGAFYIFPKVSSFFGKKLHGKIIQNADDLSEFLLEKAQVATVSGSAFGDKECLRISYASSNEKIIEAFNRIKKVLK